GGAGTACTGCGACCTCTGTGACCTGCCGCTGAGCACCTGCGTCCACGGGATGCCCAAGGCTCCGCCCCCGCCGCCGCCCTCACCCCGGGCGCCGCGGACCCGGTCGGCGTCGGCACCACGGAGCACGAGCGTGCGCACGAGTGCGCCGGCCTCGCGTCCGCCCAGCCGGGTCACCGACCAGGCCGCGTTCCGCCCCCACATCGTGCGCATCCTCAAGGCCGAGGGCAGCCTGGAGACCGAGGACATGCTCCTCGAGCTCGAGATGGCCATGGAGGACGACCTGCGCGAGCGCGACCGCCAGCCCACGCCGACCGGCGAGGTCCGCTGGCACCAGTCCGCGCGGACGGCGCGCAAGGAGATGATCGACGCCGGGCTCATGGCCGGCGGCAAGCCGGGCGTCTGGGAGCTGACCGACGCGGGCCGCGCGACCGCCTACTGAGCGCTCACCAGTACCTCACCCCGGTGTCCCACACCTCGATCTCCTCGCCCAGCCGCGCCCCGAGCCGCAGCTCGAGGTCGTCGCCGGACCAGAACTTGCCGGGGTCGTAGTAGTTCGAGGGCCGCGAGCCGTCCAGCAGCCCCATTGAGGTGTACGCCGACGCGACCACCTCCGCGCAGTAGGCCAGCTCGGCCGGCGCCCGCCGGTGCAGCCGGCCACGGGCCACGCGCCCGATCAGCCCCACGGTGGACGGGAACGGCAGGCCGTCCATCCGCGCGATCGTCGTGAGCAGCGCGTCCTCCATGGCCGGTGTGACCTCGACCGACAGCTGCCGCAGCCACCCGCGCTGCCCGTAGCGGTCGGTCCACTGCTTCACCGCCTCGCGCAGGTCGTGCAGCTGCACCCCGCGGTGGTGGTCGCCGGTCCACACGTCGCGCAGCCCCTTGCCGAGCTCCGCGTGCCACATCAGGGGCGGCAGGTCGTCGAGCACCACCGCCATCCCCACGTGGTTGACCGGCGCGTTGGTGAGCGCCCGGATCGCGTGGTCGGCGATCGAGTCGCCACGGAAGAGCCAGATGTCGCCGGTCCGGGTCAGCTCGACCGCCTCGTCGAGGTCGATGCGCGAGTCGGCCATGGCACGATTCTGGCGTGAAGCTCTGGAAGTGGCTCGGCCTGGCCGGGCTCGCCGGCGTGGCGGCCACCGGTGCGGTCATCGCCCGCGACCAGCGCCAGCGCTCCCAGCTGACCCCGGAGGACGTGCGCACCCGCCTCCACGAGCGGCTCGAGAAGGGCGCCGGGAAGGGCACGACCGACGGCGGTGCGTGACGTCCCCGCGGTCTTCCTCACCGCCGGCCGGCTGCTCGTCCGGCACTGGCCGGCGCTGCTCGCGCTGAGCTTCCTCGGCGCCGCGGTGCGCGTGGCCGCGGTCTGGCTGGCCGTCCAGGTCAGCGACGTGCAGACCCAGCTGGCCCAGTTCCTGCTCCTCGTCGCGCCGCTGGGCTACCTGTTGCCGATGGTCGCGATGCTGCGGATCTGCCGCACCTCGCTGCCGACCCTGGCCGCGGTGGACGAGATCGTCGAGGAGGCGCCGACCGAAGGCCGCGATGTCCGGCTGGTCGACGTGGCCGTCAGCGCGCTGGTCCCGTTCCTGGCCGTCTACACGGCGTACGGCCTGCTGGACGCCGACATCTTCCGCTTCCGCAACAGCGCGGCCGCCGACATCCTCTTCACCGGGCTGGGCGGCGGCGCCACCGGAGGGCCTGGCACGACCGCGGCCCGGCTGGG
This genomic window from Nocardioides anomalus contains:
- a CDS encoding winged helix-turn-helix domain-containing protein, yielding MRTSAPASRPPSRVTDQAAFRPHIVRILKAEGSLETEDMLLELEMAMEDDLRERDRQPTPTGEVRWHQSARTARKEMIDAGLMAGGKPGVWELTDAGRATAY